In Pleurocapsa sp. PCC 7319, the following are encoded in one genomic region:
- a CDS encoding DUF1822 family protein, translated as MNLQSEIFQQITIPAKARIKAEQFRRYQSQGTKAKQVYLNTLAVFIANYYLNSLGWATNLESSDSWNPIFQTMMDVADLQIPNCGKLECRVVLNHQDTVTIPPEVWYKRIGYLVIRLDESLSQGTLLGFIPEIKQVELPLNQLESLAQFPAYLNQQKSMASVQSVSLSRWLSGALDCGWYKLEELLLPPIALNFRSPPKVANQHLKNLSTQVSRVKLVRLENISHDIALVLNIQPERNDEFNISVTVCHREEHQYLPEGLELVILDEVMRPVMIAQANQTETIEFCFSGKLRESFSVELSLDENIKVESFII; from the coding sequence ATGAATCTTCAATCAGAGATATTTCAACAAATTACTATTCCTGCCAAAGCTCGCATAAAGGCGGAACAATTTCGTCGCTATCAGTCTCAAGGAACAAAAGCAAAACAAGTTTATCTCAACACTTTAGCTGTATTTATAGCTAATTATTATCTCAATTCATTAGGTTGGGCGACTAATTTGGAGAGCAGTGATAGCTGGAATCCTATATTTCAAACCATGATGGACGTTGCCGATCTGCAAATTCCTAATTGTGGCAAATTGGAATGTCGAGTTGTTTTAAATCACCAAGATACGGTTACTATTCCGCCTGAAGTCTGGTATAAGAGAATTGGTTACTTAGTAATTAGGCTAGACGAATCTTTAAGCCAAGGGACGTTGCTAGGATTCATTCCTGAGATCAAACAAGTTGAATTACCTCTTAATCAACTAGAATCATTAGCACAATTTCCTGCTTACCTAAACCAGCAAAAATCAATGGCATCAGTTCAATCTGTTAGCCTTAGTAGATGGTTATCTGGAGCATTAGATTGCGGCTGGTATAAATTAGAAGAACTATTGTTGCCCCCTATAGCTCTCAACTTTAGGAGTCCACCAAAAGTAGCTAACCAGCACCTGAAAAACTTATCCACACAAGTTAGTCGAGTTAAGTTAGTCAGGTTGGAAAATATTAGTCACGATATTGCTTTGGTATTGAACATCCAGCCGGAGAGAAATGATGAATTTAATATTTCGGTTACAGTTTGCCATAGGGAAGAACATCAATACCTACCAGAAGGTTTAGAATTAGTCATCTTAGACGAAGTTATGCGTCCCGTAATGATTGCTCAAGCTAATCAGACAGAGACTATTGAATTCTGTTTTAGTGGCAAATTGAGAGAAAGTTTTAGTGTTGAATTATCTTTAGATGAGAATATCAAGGTAGAAAGCTTTATTATTTGA
- a CDS encoding CHASE2 domain-containing protein has translation MTKLVILKLSGDFESGFQISLEIGLEGKSADCGFSGFLPPATELRRCLAQLQDLYRQQSQNCRIKPQQIIYDGSINPHKQLVKSAAKLHQELQNWLNYPSFNSVDKHLREELNRQEVIRMLICSNCLEIYQLPWCCWDLVDNYPKLEIAISNFNFERVPTIHKPFKTGKVKILAILGDGRGLNLEADRAFLNSLAEGEVIFLIEPTRQELYAHLWQDSWDIIFFAGHSQTIARQGLLSLNAEDQLTIEELRPGFKQAIASGLQLAIFNSCDGLGIAEELGQLSLPQSIVMRWPIPDIMAQQFVKYLLQAYAGGNSLYISTRMAREQLQGWEKQFPCAAWLPIIYQNPAIIPPKWADLRGNQQKNTSKAQLRWQPQLLASISIISAVATMLVWLMQTGSWLQAGELNAYDRFIGWRTTPPADERILIITIDDQDIQYQREQNLATNMRGSLSDEALAQLITRLQPGQPKAIASDIIHDFPFSPKLADIIAQTDDFFAICRVKIDQAQLVSIAPPSQLPPEQVGFSNWAVDDDKTIRRQILGMSPDQVCQSGFSFGLRLALKYLDHPPAKLNQQGLLQIGETVFPKLSASSGGYHLPEAQGYQVLLNYRHTSPQTIALREIFTIPEQSLAKLVQDKIVFLGVVGHNHDLHLTPLSKGKHTESLPGVVIHAQMTSQIISAVLGEQKLLWWFSDKVELIWVALWSAVGSIIIILLRRSIIKIAVSIYLALTVLLGCCWLLFLNGGWIIAIAPAWGLLISAALTAVYRRTQSVDIPHA, from the coding sequence ATGACCAAGTTAGTAATTTTGAAGCTAAGTGGTGATTTTGAGTCAGGGTTTCAAATTAGCCTCGAAATTGGACTAGAAGGAAAGTCGGCTGACTGCGGCTTTTCAGGATTCTTACCCCCTGCAACTGAATTGAGACGATGTCTAGCTCAGTTGCAAGACCTATACCGACAGCAGAGCCAAAATTGTCGTATCAAGCCTCAGCAAATTATCTATGATGGCTCGATCAATCCTCATAAACAGTTAGTCAAATCAGCTGCCAAGTTACACCAAGAATTACAAAATTGGCTTAATTATCCTAGTTTTAATTCAGTTGATAAACATCTGCGAGAAGAGTTGAATCGACAAGAAGTAATTAGAATGCTGATTTGTAGTAATTGCCTCGAAATATATCAGCTACCTTGGTGTTGTTGGGATCTAGTAGATAACTACCCAAAGTTAGAAATTGCCATCAGTAATTTTAATTTCGAGCGGGTGCCAACTATCCATAAGCCATTTAAAACTGGTAAAGTCAAGATTTTGGCAATTTTGGGAGATGGCCGAGGTTTGAATTTAGAGGCTGATCGGGCTTTTCTGAATTCTTTAGCAGAGGGAGAAGTCATCTTTTTGATTGAGCCAACTCGCCAGGAACTATACGCTCATCTCTGGCAAGATTCCTGGGATATTATTTTTTTCGCGGGACATAGTCAGACTATAGCTAGACAAGGATTGCTCTCACTTAACGCTGAGGATCAATTAACCATTGAAGAATTAAGACCTGGTTTTAAACAAGCGATCGCTTCAGGACTTCAGTTAGCAATTTTTAATTCTTGTGATGGATTGGGTATAGCTGAAGAGTTAGGGCAATTATCCTTACCTCAGTCGATTGTAATGCGTTGGCCCATACCAGATATTATGGCGCAACAGTTTGTTAAATATTTGCTGCAAGCTTATGCCGGAGGGAACTCTCTCTACATCTCTACCAGAATGGCCAGAGAGCAATTGCAAGGTTGGGAAAAACAGTTTCCCTGTGCTGCCTGGCTCCCGATAATTTATCAGAATCCAGCAATTATCCCGCCCAAATGGGCAGATTTACGAGGAAATCAGCAAAAAAATACTTCTAAGGCTCAACTACGCTGGCAACCACAATTATTAGCCTCGATCTCAATAATTAGTGCTGTCGCTACTATGTTAGTTTGGCTGATGCAAACTGGGAGCTGGTTACAAGCAGGAGAATTAAATGCTTACGATCGCTTTATAGGTTGGCGGACTACTCCCCCTGCAGATGAACGAATCTTGATCATTACTATCGATGATCAAGATATCCAGTATCAAAGAGAGCAAAATCTGGCAACAAATATGCGTGGCTCTCTTAGTGATGAAGCCTTAGCCCAACTAATAACTAGGTTGCAACCTGGGCAACCTAAAGCGATCGCCTCAGATATAATTCATGATTTTCCTTTCTCTCCCAAATTAGCAGATATTATCGCCCAAACTGATGATTTTTTCGCTATTTGTCGTGTCAAAATTGACCAAGCTCAACTAGTTAGTATTGCTCCCCCATCCCAACTCCCCCCTGAGCAAGTGGGCTTTAGTAATTGGGCGGTAGATGATGATAAAACAATTCGCCGCCAAATTTTAGGTATGTCTCCAGATCAAGTATGCCAAAGTGGCTTCTCATTTGGTTTACGCCTTGCTCTTAAATATTTGGATCATCCCCCTGCCAAACTAAATCAACAGGGTTTATTACAAATTGGCGAGACTGTATTTCCTAAACTAAGTGCTTCAAGTGGAGGATATCATTTACCCGAGGCTCAAGGTTATCAAGTTTTATTGAACTATCGCCATACTTCACCTCAAACTATTGCCCTAAGAGAAATTTTTACTATTCCGGAGCAATCTCTAGCAAAACTAGTCCAAGACAAAATTGTTTTTTTGGGAGTAGTGGGACACAATCACGATCTACATCTCACTCCCTTGAGCAAAGGAAAACATACAGAAAGTCTTCCCGGAGTGGTAATCCATGCCCAAATGACTAGTCAAATAATTAGTGCGGTATTAGGAGAACAAAAACTACTATGGTGGTTCTCAGATAAAGTCGAATTAATTTGGGTTGCTCTTTGGTCTGCGGTTGGTAGTATCATCATCATTTTGCTACGACGTTCGATTATCAAAATAGCTGTCAGTATTTATCTTGCTTTGACAGTTCTTTTAGGCTGCTGTTGGCTATTGTTTCTCAATGGAGGCTGGATTATTGCGATCGCTCCTGCTTGGGGTCTATTGATATCTGCTGCTCTCACCGCTGTTTATCGTCGAACCCAATCTGTTGACATTCCCCACGCATGA
- a CDS encoding RNA-guided endonuclease TnpB family protein yields MLVLEMKIQAKPTQYDAMDEAIRTAQFIRNKALRYWMDNKGVGKYQLSAYCKVLAAEFPFAHKLNSMARQSSADRAWAAISRFYQNCKHKTPGKKGFPKFKKHSRSVEYKTTGWKLSENRKQITFTDQNNIGRVKLKGTRDLNWYDIKQFKRVRIVRRADGYYGQFLVDADNRERVEPSYSEIGLDVGLNYFYTDDKGNQIENPRFYRRGEKALNRLNRSKSKKYVKSKKPQSKNYHQARKRYALKHLKISRQRKDHAVKLARCVITSNDVVAYEDLRIGKMVKNHNLAKSITDAGWYQFRVWLEYFGYKFGKVTVAVPPQYTSVNCSGCGAKVTKTLSTRTHKCKCGCVLDRDENAARNILSLGLSTVGHTGSKAWGDETSILADENLSG; encoded by the coding sequence ATGTTAGTTCTAGAGATGAAGATACAAGCCAAGCCAACTCAATACGATGCGATGGATGAAGCCATCAGAACGGCACAATTCATACGCAACAAAGCATTGCGATATTGGATGGACAATAAAGGAGTAGGAAAATACCAGCTATCGGCATACTGTAAAGTACTAGCTGCTGAATTCCCCTTTGCTCACAAGCTAAATTCAATGGCCAGACAAAGCAGTGCAGATCGAGCCTGGGCTGCAATATCTCGTTTCTATCAAAACTGTAAACATAAAACTCCTGGAAAAAAGGGATTTCCTAAGTTCAAGAAGCATTCTCGCTCGGTCGAGTATAAGACTACAGGTTGGAAGCTTTCTGAAAACAGAAAACAGATAACCTTCACCGATCAGAATAATATCGGTCGGGTCAAGCTCAAAGGTACAAGAGATTTGAATTGGTACGATATCAAACAATTCAAACGAGTACGAATAGTTAGACGTGCTGATGGTTATTATGGTCAGTTTTTAGTCGATGCCGACAACCGAGAAAGAGTAGAACCATCTTATTCTGAAATTGGTTTAGACGTTGGCTTGAACTATTTCTATACCGACGACAAAGGGAATCAGATTGAGAATCCTCGGTTTTATCGAAGAGGTGAAAAAGCACTCAATCGCTTAAACCGAAGCAAGTCTAAAAAGTACGTCAAAAGTAAAAAACCACAGTCTAAGAACTATCACCAAGCGAGAAAAAGATACGCCCTAAAGCATCTTAAGATAAGTAGGCAACGTAAAGACCATGCCGTGAAATTGGCACGGTGCGTAATCACATCTAACGATGTAGTCGCTTATGAAGACTTAAGAATTGGCAAGATGGTAAAAAATCACAATCTTGCCAAGTCGATAACCGACGCTGGCTGGTATCAATTTAGAGTGTGGTTAGAGTACTTTGGCTATAAGTTTGGCAAAGTAACAGTTGCCGTACCACCGCAGTATACTTCTGTTAACTGCTCTGGTTGCGGAGCTAAAGTAACTAAAACTCTCAGCACCAGAACTCATAAGTGTAAGTGTGGCTGTGTTCTCGACCGAGATGAAAATGCAGCCAGAAACATCCTCTCTTTAGGATTAAGTACCGTGGGACACACGGGATCTAAAGCTTGGGGAGACGAAACCTCTATCTTGGCTGATGAGAATTTGTCAGGGTAA
- a CDS encoding TerD family protein, translated as MTINLSKGQRISLEKVAPGLVQIFVGLGWDINVTDTGGDFDIDASVFLLDSNEKLISDQHFIFYNNQVSPDPDQSVKQLGDNRTGAGEGDDEIIDINLKTVPAEVAKIAITVTIHEAEQRSQNFGQVQNAFVRVVNAEDEQEIIRYDLTEDFSIETALIMAELYRKDGEWRMNAVGAGYEGGLQALVDRYH; from the coding sequence ATGACAATCAATCTAAGCAAAGGGCAAAGAATCTCTTTAGAAAAAGTAGCACCTGGGCTAGTACAAATCTTCGTTGGTTTAGGGTGGGATATTAATGTGACCGATACTGGTGGCGATTTTGATATCGATGCATCAGTTTTTCTCCTAGACAGTAATGAAAAGTTAATTTCCGATCAACACTTCATTTTTTATAATAATCAGGTTAGTCCTGACCCCGATCAATCAGTTAAACAGTTAGGCGATAATCGAACTGGTGCTGGTGAAGGAGATGACGAAATCATTGATATTAATCTTAAAACCGTTCCTGCTGAAGTAGCTAAAATAGCAATCACTGTGACTATTCACGAAGCAGAACAACGTAGCCAGAACTTTGGTCAAGTACAAAATGCCTTTGTCCGCGTTGTTAATGCTGAAGACGAACAAGAAATCATTCGCTATGACTTGACCGAAGACTTTTCCATTGAAACTGCCCTGATTATGGCAGAACTCTATCGCAAAGATGGTGAGTGGCGCATGAATGCAGTAGGAGCAGGCTACGAAGGCGGATTACAGGCTTTAGTCGATCGATATCATTGA
- a CDS encoding TerD family protein yields the protein MAINLKKGQRISLTKEEPNLKQIMCGLGWDVAPKTGGFFGGAKQFDLDSSVICLDGDKKLTDVKNIIYFGNLRHSSSAIAHQGDNLTGAGEGDDEVINIDLPLIPPSIIYLVFAINIYKCNNRRQDFSMVDNAFVRLVNRTNNKELARYNLSGAEYRGMTGMILAEVYRHNDEWKMAAVGNGFKVATLADIAKLYT from the coding sequence ATGGCAATCAACCTCAAAAAAGGACAGCGTATTTCTCTAACTAAAGAAGAACCAAACCTCAAACAAATCATGTGTGGACTGGGTTGGGATGTTGCCCCTAAAACAGGCGGTTTCTTTGGTGGTGCCAAGCAATTCGATCTAGATTCTTCGGTAATCTGTTTAGATGGGGATAAGAAATTAACCGATGTTAAAAATATAATTTACTTTGGCAATTTAAGGCATAGTTCTAGTGCGATCGCTCACCAGGGAGATAATCTAACTGGTGCCGGAGAAGGAGACGATGAAGTGATTAATATCGACTTGCCGTTAATCCCACCCAGTATTATTTATTTAGTATTTGCCATTAATATTTATAAATGCAATAATCGCCGACAAGATTTTAGTATGGTGGATAATGCTTTTGTCCGTTTAGTCAATCGTACTAATAATAAAGAATTAGCCCGCTACAATCTATCTGGAGCTGAATATCGTGGTATGACTGGAATGATTTTGGCAGAGGTCTATCGCCATAATGATGAATGGAAAATGGCTGCTGTTGGTAATGGGTTTAAGGTAGCTACATTGGCAGATATTGCCAAGCTTTACACGTAA
- the glmU gene encoding bifunctional UDP-N-acetylglucosamine diphosphorylase/glucosamine-1-phosphate N-acetyltransferase GlmU, which yields MVAVAILAAGRGTRMKSDLPKVLHSLAGRSLVERVLDSCSLLNLDKQIVIVGYQGEKVRQALSHRQDLEFVEQIQQLGTGHAVQQLMPYLQGYGGDLLVLNGDAPLLRPETLQQLVETHQNNQNAATLLTANLPNPQGYGRVFCHGDDLVSHIIEDRDCTSAQKQNRRVNAGIYCFNWQKLAESLPKLSTDNDQREYYLTEVVDYLSPVMAYDAEDYRETSGINDRRQLSAAYDILQARIKDDWMKAGVTMLNPDSITIDESVQLEPDVILESQTHLRGNTTIATGSRIGPGTLIENSKISTNVTVLYSVVIDSEVAANTRIGPYSHLRGDVKLGESCRVGNFVEIKKTSVGSNTNVAHLSYLGNATLGDRVNVGAGTITANYDGKHKHPTTIKQGTKTGSNSVLVAPVTLGENVTVAAGSVVTQDVNDNALVIARSRQKEVPDWHTDY from the coding sequence ATGGTAGCGGTAGCAATCTTAGCAGCAGGACGAGGCACTCGCATGAAGTCCGATTTACCCAAAGTCTTGCATTCATTGGCAGGGCGATCGCTCGTCGAACGGGTACTTGATAGTTGTAGCTTACTTAATCTTGATAAACAGATCGTTATTGTTGGTTATCAGGGAGAAAAAGTTAGACAGGCTTTAAGTCATCGTCAAGATCTTGAGTTTGTCGAACAAATACAACAACTAGGAACTGGTCATGCGGTACAACAATTGATGCCTTACCTCCAAGGTTATGGTGGAGACTTATTAGTTCTCAATGGCGATGCGCCTCTACTACGCCCAGAAACTCTGCAACAATTGGTAGAAACTCATCAAAATAATCAAAACGCGGCGACTCTGTTGACAGCTAACTTACCAAATCCTCAAGGTTATGGCAGAGTTTTTTGTCATGGAGATGATTTAGTTAGTCATATTATTGAAGATCGGGACTGTACCAGCGCTCAAAAGCAAAATCGACGGGTAAATGCGGGAATATATTGCTTTAATTGGCAGAAATTAGCTGAATCTTTACCTAAACTTTCAACTGATAATGATCAGCGAGAATATTATTTAACTGAAGTAGTAGATTATCTTTCTCCTGTAATGGCTTATGATGCCGAAGACTACCGTGAAACTAGTGGTATCAATGATCGCCGACAGCTTTCAGCAGCTTATGACATTCTACAAGCCAGAATTAAAGATGATTGGATGAAAGCAGGTGTGACGATGCTGAATCCCGATAGCATCACTATAGATGAAAGCGTGCAACTAGAACCAGATGTAATTCTAGAATCTCAAACCCATCTTCGAGGCAATACTACCATTGCTACTGGCAGTAGAATTGGTCCTGGAACTCTGATCGAAAACAGCAAAATTAGTACTAATGTCACCGTTCTATATTCCGTGGTGATCGATTCCGAAGTAGCCGCTAATACTAGAATTGGTCCTTATTCCCATCTGCGAGGTGACGTTAAATTGGGTGAAAGTTGTCGTGTGGGTAACTTTGTCGAGATCAAGAAAACCTCTGTTGGCTCTAATACCAATGTGGCTCACTTGTCTTACCTAGGAAACGCTACTTTGGGCGATCGCGTGAATGTCGGAGCAGGTACGATTACTGCTAACTACGACGGCAAACACAAACATCCCACAACCATTAAACAAGGTACTAAAACTGGCTCCAATAGCGTTTTAGTCGCTCCGGTTACTCTGGGAGAAAACGTTACCGTAGCAGCAGGTTCGGTGGTTACTCAGGATGTCAATGATAATGCTTTAGTCATTGCGCGATCGCGCCAAAAAGAAGTTCCTGATTGGCATACTGATTACTGA
- a CDS encoding tetratricopeptide repeat-containing serine protease family protein, translating into MFFNHQLLNSYLATAITGTAAFTLVSFAPSIAIAKSPTEIAAIAEVVTVKIDNNLGVPGGSGVIIAQENNTYTVLTANHVVKNVNIGYIVKTPDHQQYQVTEVRNLEQDGLDLAYVKFNSNQEYSVATIGSSEYATPGASIFVSGYPLAAEIDQERNWEFTTGTITSIRDSASEGYSMRYQALTRRGMSGGGVFDTSGNLVGIHGQGDVIGSVKNESSSIPEPLKTGFNAAIPIQNFTKSLADVGLSDSALTIDQAKPDQEDTDIDVEATKQYAEGLELLAQGDTARANEYLIEAEKKNPNNVVAIYYRGLIDYTKRDLTAAIANYDRAIENNPNFSLAYFSRGLAHYHQGSTQKALEDYNKAIQINPTDPWSYLNRGTVKEDLGDVDGALADYNRAIRIAPDYGKSYHNRGAILYSRRDFKGATADFKKASEIFFREGDTNSYNVAIDSLNKAQKALRNSPSR; encoded by the coding sequence ATGTTTTTTAATCATCAACTTTTAAATTCTTATCTTGCCACTGCGATTACGGGTACAGCGGCATTCACTTTAGTTAGTTTTGCTCCTTCAATAGCGATCGCCAAAAGCCCTACAGAAATAGCGGCGATCGCGGAAGTCGTGACCGTTAAAATTGACAACAATCTTGGTGTTCCTGGAGGGTCGGGAGTTATTATTGCCCAGGAAAATAATACCTATACTGTTCTCACCGCTAATCATGTAGTTAAAAACGTTAATATCGGTTACATAGTTAAAACTCCTGATCATCAGCAGTATCAAGTAACTGAGGTTAGAAATCTCGAGCAGGATGGCTTAGATTTGGCTTACGTCAAATTTAATAGTAATCAAGAGTATTCAGTAGCAACTATTGGTAGTTCTGAATATGCAACTCCTGGAGCTTCAATTTTTGTATCTGGCTATCCCTTAGCTGCTGAAATTGACCAAGAACGCAATTGGGAGTTTACAACAGGTACAATTACCAGTATTCGTGACAGCGCCTCTGAAGGTTATTCAATGCGTTATCAGGCTTTAACTCGTCGGGGGATGAGTGGCGGTGGAGTGTTTGACACTAGCGGAAATCTAGTAGGAATTCATGGTCAAGGTGACGTAATTGGCAGTGTTAAAAATGAATCTTCCAGTATTCCTGAACCCCTAAAAACAGGCTTTAATGCAGCAATTCCGATTCAGAACTTTACAAAATCTTTGGCAGATGTGGGGTTGAGTGATTCTGCTCTAACTATCGATCAAGCTAAGCCCGATCAAGAGGATACCGATATAGATGTAGAAGCAACCAAACAATATGCAGAAGGACTGGAATTACTGGCTCAGGGAGATACTGCTCGGGCAAATGAATATCTGATTGAGGCAGAGAAAAAAAATCCTAATAATGTAGTCGCGATATATTATCGAGGTCTGATTGATTATACGAAGCGAGATTTGACAGCGGCGATCGCCAATTATGATCGAGCAATTGAGAATAATCCTAACTTTTCTTTAGCTTATTTCAGCCGTGGGTTAGCTCACTACCATCAAGGAAGCACACAAAAAGCTCTAGAAGACTACAATAAGGCGATTCAAATTAATCCCACCGATCCTTGGTCATATCTTAACCGAGGCACTGTAAAAGAAGATTTAGGCGATGTCGATGGTGCATTAGCAGATTACAATCGCGCCATTCGTATTGCTCCTGACTACGGCAAGTCTTACCATAACCGCGGCGCAATCTTGTATTCTCGTCGAGATTTTAAAGGGGCTACTGCCGATTTTAAAAAAGCCTCGGAAATATTTTTCCGAGAGGGAGACACTAATAGCTATAATGTGGCAATCGATAGTCTAAATAAAGCCCAAAAAGCTCTGAGAAATTCCCCTTCTCGATAA
- a CDS encoding serine protease — translation MKDRNLGWKLIFKLGIGSLSVISAVIALNKIELGSRFARNLWSGEINWHRLTTAIAQELASSEISTEVSSSSEIYQLLKSSTVRVVKTDSAGSGVIINREGSTYSVLTNWHVVDSNNPLILTVDDQQHQLVEPPQQIKNADLALLRFHSEVDYSTAKIETQLPQIGDTVYAAGFPLAIDEIENSLELGNEAFRLIQGEVSIVPAKSLPQGYQLGYTNETEVGMSGSPIFNAEGSLVGIHGRGKYRDPNFGVYIFEDGSEPPQEELEQMIKSSWGIPISVYSELAN, via the coding sequence ATGAAAGACCGCAATTTGGGTTGGAAACTAATATTTAAACTGGGCATAGGTTCTCTTAGTGTCATTAGTGCGGTAATTGCTCTGAATAAGATTGAACTCGGTTCCCGATTTGCCAGGAATCTTTGGTCTGGAGAAATTAACTGGCATAGACTTACCACAGCAATAGCCCAAGAGTTAGCAAGTTCTGAGATTTCAACAGAAGTGAGTAGTAGCAGTGAAATTTATCAACTGTTGAAATCGTCAACGGTTCGAGTGGTCAAAACTGACTCTGCTGGTTCGGGAGTAATCATCAATCGCGAGGGTAGCACATACTCGGTTTTAACTAATTGGCACGTAGTTGATTCCAATAATCCGCTGATCTTAACTGTCGATGATCAACAACATCAGCTAGTAGAGCCTCCCCAGCAGATAAAAAATGCAGATCTAGCTTTGCTGAGATTTCATAGCGAAGTAGACTATTCTACCGCCAAAATTGAGACGCAATTACCTCAAATTGGAGATACAGTATATGCTGCAGGATTTCCTCTGGCTATTGACGAAATCGAAAATAGTTTGGAATTGGGTAACGAAGCGTTTCGCTTAATTCAGGGAGAAGTGTCAATAGTTCCTGCTAAATCTTTGCCCCAGGGTTATCAGTTGGGTTATACCAACGAGACGGAAGTAGGTATGAGTGGTAGTCCTATTTTTAATGCTGAAGGATCGCTAGTCGGTATTCATGGTAGAGGTAAATATCGCGATCCTAATTTTGGGGTCTATATTTTTGAAGATGGTAGTGAACCTCCTCAAGAAGAGCTAGAGCAAATGATTAAGTCTAGCTGGGGTATTCCCATTAGTGTTTATTCCGAACTAGCCAATTAA
- a CDS encoding COP23 domain-containing protein produces MKVSTLKYQFGIAALAIAGLVTAIVPASSVQAQTQQGFTCDTSSNVPTTVYHNAQGEKEEWIKWVSDHFAGSEWNPLFRCKTVSKRLEVYRSNGQLKYVTLGMQNNQQVICVASRDNGPCEGIIYTLRPGQDGIAALNNLFAWGSGQQNLEPSYEASTSIPYINVQDRLN; encoded by the coding sequence ATGAAAGTATCAACTTTAAAATATCAGTTTGGTATTGCAGCTCTAGCGATCGCTGGTTTGGTAACGGCAATTGTCCCTGCTAGTTCAGTTCAGGCTCAGACTCAACAGGGTTTTACGTGCGACACAAGTTCTAATGTTCCAACAACTGTATATCACAATGCGCAAGGGGAGAAAGAAGAATGGATTAAGTGGGTTTCAGACCATTTTGCGGGTTCGGAATGGAATCCTTTATTTCGCTGCAAAACAGTAAGTAAACGTTTGGAAGTATATAGAAGCAATGGGCAACTTAAATATGTCACTTTAGGCATGCAAAATAACCAGCAGGTAATTTGTGTAGCTAGCCGTGACAATGGTCCTTGTGAGGGGATTATATATACTCTGCGACCAGGACAGGATGGTATTGCTGCTTTGAATAATTTATTTGCTTGGGGAAGCGGACAACAGAATTTGGAGCCTAGTTATGAGGCTTCTACCTCAATTCCCTATATTAATGTCCAAGATAGGTTGAACTAA
- a CDS encoding thylakoid membrane photosystem I accumulation factor produces MILIKLLKSLIAKYKNRLSFLLGNRQHLNQFITQVAFISFIIFLTSFSAWWTSPAMATINDDRYEGNIFILFGGNGSLVPPRMDLPTSLKREKPAILVFYVDDSSDCKQFSGLVNRIQEFYGRAASIIPVTVDSFVEKDQYSPEEPAYYYSGVVPETVILDQKGKVVYDGKGQVPYEEIDDVLREVFDLLPRSESQVLKRRSFNEFNSGMSE; encoded by the coding sequence ATGATTTTAATTAAGTTACTAAAATCCCTAATTGCTAAATATAAGAATCGCTTGAGTTTTCTATTGGGGAATCGCCAACATTTAAATCAATTTATAACTCAAGTAGCTTTTATAAGCTTCATTATCTTCTTAACCAGTTTTTCTGCCTGGTGGACTTCTCCTGCCATGGCTACCATTAATGACGATCGCTATGAGGGTAATATTTTTATCTTATTCGGGGGGAATGGTTCATTAGTTCCGCCTCGCATGGATTTACCAACCTCTTTAAAACGAGAAAAACCAGCTATTTTAGTATTTTATGTCGATGATAGTAGTGACTGTAAACAATTTTCTGGTTTAGTCAATCGGATTCAGGAGTTTTATGGACGGGCAGCGAGTATTATTCCGGTAACTGTTGATTCCTTTGTAGAAAAAGATCAATATAGTCCTGAAGAACCGGCCTATTATTACAGTGGTGTTGTTCCAGAAACTGTAATTCTCGATCAAAAAGGCAAGGTGGTTTACGACGGTAAAGGACAAGTCCCCTACGAAGAAATAGATGATGTACTACGGGAAGTTTTTGATTTGCTACCGCGTTCTGAATCTCAGGTTTTAAAACGCCGTTCCTTTAACGAATTTAATTCAGGAATGAGCGAGTAG